The Halalkalibacter krulwichiae genome has a segment encoding these proteins:
- a CDS encoding GTP-binding protein — protein sequence MKKIIPVTVLSGYLGSGKTTLLNHILRNRKGLKVAVIVNDMSEVNIDAELVKQGGELSRTEEKLVEMSNGCICCTLREDLLLEVEKLALAGNIDYIVIESTGISEPTPVAQTFSYIDEQLNIDLTKFCRLDTMVTVVDANRFWQDFRSGDSLLDRKESLGEDDQREIADLLIDQIEFCDVLIVNKCDLVSEEELVKLEQVLRTLQPKAKVIRSIHADIDPGEIINTKLFNFEEASNSAGWIRELTQGHAQHTPETEEYGISSFVYMRREPFHSVRFHNWIHSMPNNVVRAKGIVWCATRGNLALLMSQAGPSVTIEPISYWVASLPAAEQRQIIKENPHLLQDWDVEHGDRHTKLVFIGTDLDRDEMTKELDQCLLTDTEFTTDWKMLEDPFKWNLQKA from the coding sequence ATGAAAAAGATTATTCCTGTAACAGTATTAAGCGGTTATCTTGGTTCTGGTAAAACCACATTACTTAATCACATATTGAGAAACCGTAAGGGATTAAAAGTTGCAGTCATTGTAAATGACATGAGTGAAGTGAATATTGATGCAGAACTAGTTAAACAAGGTGGTGAGTTATCTAGAACTGAAGAGAAACTAGTGGAAATGTCTAACGGATGTATTTGCTGCACGCTTCGAGAAGACTTATTACTAGAAGTCGAAAAATTAGCTCTAGCAGGGAATATTGATTATATTGTGATCGAGTCAACAGGGATCAGTGAACCAACACCAGTTGCGCAGACATTTTCCTACATAGATGAGCAATTAAATATAGATTTAACTAAATTTTGCCGTTTGGATACGATGGTGACTGTTGTCGATGCTAATCGTTTTTGGCAAGACTTTCGTTCTGGAGATAGTTTACTCGATCGAAAGGAATCGTTAGGAGAAGATGATCAACGAGAAATTGCTGACTTGCTAATTGATCAGATAGAGTTTTGCGATGTTCTCATCGTAAATAAATGTGACCTTGTTTCAGAGGAGGAGTTAGTAAAACTCGAACAAGTATTAAGAACATTGCAACCAAAAGCAAAGGTAATTCGCTCTATTCATGCAGATATAGATCCTGGTGAAATAATAAATACAAAATTATTTAATTTTGAAGAAGCAAGTAATTCAGCAGGGTGGATTCGGGAATTAACTCAAGGTCATGCTCAGCATACACCTGAAACAGAAGAGTATGGAATTTCCTCTTTTGTGTATATGAGAAGGGAACCATTTCATTCAGTTCGTTTTCATAATTGGATCCATTCTATGCCCAATAATGTCGTTAGGGCAAAAGGGATTGTCTGGTGTGCAACAAGAGGTAATCTAGCGCTGTTAATGTCACAAGCAGGACCTTCCGTAACAATAGAACCGATTTCCTACTGGGTAGCAAGTCTTCCAGCTGCTGAGCAAAGACAGATTATAAAGGAAAACCCTCATCTACTTCAAGATTGGGATGTCGAACATGGTGATAGACATACTAAGTTAGTTTTCATTGGAACAGATCTAGATAGAGACGAAATGACAAAGGAGCTAGATCAATGTTTGTTAACCGACACAGAGTTTACAACTGATTGGAAGATGTTAGAGGATCCCTTTAAGTGGAATTTACAAAAGGCTTAA
- the cobJ gene encoding precorrin-3B C(17)-methyltransferase, translating to MLGKILVIGFGPGSFDHMTNRAQTAIQESECIIGYKTYVDLIQDLLTDQEIISTGMSEEVSRAQAAVKLAEQGKTVAVISSGDAGVYGMAGLVYEVLIEKGWTENTGVSVEVIPGVSASNSCASLLGAPIMHDACTISLSDHLTPWSLIEKRIDAAAQADFVISLYNPKSGRRTRQIQEAQKILLEYRSPQTPVGLVKSAYRDRQQIVITDLENMLNHDIGMLTTVVIGNSSTFLYDNKMITPRGYQRKYTLHTEKQRLRPHERLRHENEPWALHQGKKEWDTQKSETAATVTTVHSIKAGSLELALEALSKVEESTSTSYKKENKTVHHPVVSVFELAVSPGIVNKQFTPKQMLTLAEVVGNEGEMEYTPHHQIHLRIPTANPNDITEKLEEAGFILEPLGDVFQLKACDFCEGEKKDSIPHAEELHQKLSGVPLPKELKVGFNGCGMACYGAVNDDIGIIFRKGKFDLFLGAKTVGRTAHAGQPVAEGIEPDKIVEVVETIIQEYKEKGHPNERFFKYFKRVGTIQGYTYQDMTPKIEIEPAPCGD from the coding sequence ATGCTTGGGAAAATACTTGTCATAGGCTTTGGTCCTGGAAGTTTTGATCATATGACAAACAGGGCACAAACGGCAATACAAGAAAGTGAATGCATCATTGGGTATAAAACGTACGTTGACTTGATTCAAGATTTACTGACGGATCAAGAAATTATTAGTACAGGAATGTCTGAGGAAGTCAGCCGTGCTCAAGCAGCGGTAAAACTTGCAGAACAAGGAAAAACCGTAGCTGTCATTTCAAGTGGAGATGCTGGAGTGTACGGAATGGCAGGACTAGTTTATGAGGTTTTAATCGAAAAAGGGTGGACAGAGAATACAGGAGTGAGCGTTGAGGTGATTCCAGGTGTTTCTGCAAGCAACTCCTGCGCTTCTTTACTAGGAGCACCGATCATGCATGATGCGTGTACGATTAGTTTAAGCGACCATTTGACACCTTGGTCTCTTATTGAAAAGCGAATTGATGCAGCGGCACAAGCTGACTTTGTCATTAGCTTATATAATCCGAAAAGCGGTAGAAGAACGAGACAAATCCAAGAGGCTCAGAAGATTTTACTTGAATATCGTTCACCGCAAACGCCAGTAGGCTTAGTGAAAAGTGCTTACCGAGATCGTCAACAGATTGTTATAACGGATCTTGAAAACATGCTGAATCATGATATCGGCATGCTGACAACTGTCGTAATCGGGAACTCATCTACATTTCTCTATGATAATAAAATGATAACGCCAAGAGGATATCAAAGAAAATATACGTTACATACTGAAAAACAACGATTAAGACCGCACGAGCGGTTACGTCATGAGAACGAGCCTTGGGCGTTACATCAAGGGAAAAAGGAATGGGATACTCAGAAATCAGAAACAGCCGCAACGGTAACAACAGTTCATTCCATTAAAGCTGGCTCACTAGAACTAGCATTAGAGGCGTTAAGTAAAGTGGAAGAGAGTACTTCTACTAGCTATAAAAAAGAAAATAAAACCGTTCACCATCCCGTCGTTTCGGTGTTTGAACTAGCAGTCAGTCCAGGAATTGTTAATAAGCAATTTACACCTAAACAAATGCTCACGTTAGCTGAAGTGGTCGGAAATGAAGGGGAAATGGAGTATACCCCTCATCATCAGATACATTTGCGAATACCAACGGCAAATCCTAATGACATTACAGAAAAATTAGAAGAGGCAGGCTTTATTCTTGAACCTTTAGGAGATGTCTTTCAATTAAAAGCTTGTGATTTTTGTGAAGGGGAGAAAAAAGATTCAATCCCACATGCAGAAGAGTTGCATCAAAAATTAAGTGGCGTTCCTCTTCCGAAAGAGTTAAAGGTTGGATTTAACGGTTGTGGCATGGCTTGTTACGGTGCCGTTAATGATGATATTGGTATTATTTTTCGTAAAGGGAAATTTGATTTGTTTTTAGGGGCAAAAACCGTTGGTCGAACAGCCCATGCCGGTCAGCCTGTTGCAGAAGGAATTGAGCCTGACAAAATTGTTGAAGTTGTTGAAACCATCATTCAGGAGTACAAAGAAAAAGGTCATCCAAACGAACGCTTCTTTAAATATTTCAAACGTGTAGGGACCATTCAAGGCTATACATACCAAGATATGACACCAAAGATTGAGATTGAACCAGCTCCGTGTGGAGACTAA
- a CDS encoding sirohydrochlorin chelatase, which translates to MKAILLVGHGSRDPEGNEQVRQMIEELTSQLDSTLLVETCFLEFEKPTIEQGIQACVEKGAASVYVIPLMLLAAGHSKIHIPVAIDEAKKKYPQVKFTYGRPFGIHEEAIEICKSRLEEVGENLAEPKEDTAVLLLGRGGSDPDANSDLYKINRLLWEKTNYKLVEPAFMGVTDPLIKEGVERCIKLGAKKIVVLPYFLFTGILIKRLEGLMSDFEREYPGVQFKLAGYFGFHTRLKTIIKDRIEEALQGDVKMNCDTCQYRIAAMEHIDHHHHHDHDHAHHHHHEHEAQKL; encoded by the coding sequence ATGAAAGCTATTTTACTTGTTGGACACGGTAGTAGAGATCCTGAAGGAAATGAACAAGTCAGACAAATGATTGAAGAATTAACTAGTCAACTAGATTCTACTTTACTAGTTGAAACGTGTTTTTTAGAATTCGAGAAGCCAACGATTGAACAAGGAATTCAAGCTTGTGTCGAAAAGGGAGCAGCAAGTGTTTACGTCATTCCACTTATGCTACTCGCAGCGGGACACTCTAAAATTCATATACCTGTAGCGATTGATGAAGCGAAAAAGAAATATCCTCAAGTCAAATTTACGTATGGCAGACCATTTGGTATTCATGAAGAAGCTATTGAAATTTGTAAAAGTCGTTTAGAGGAAGTTGGGGAAAATCTAGCTGAACCAAAAGAGGACACAGCAGTACTTTTATTAGGACGCGGTGGTAGTGATCCGGATGCAAACAGTGACCTTTATAAGATTAATCGCCTCCTCTGGGAAAAAACGAATTACAAATTAGTCGAACCTGCATTTATGGGAGTAACCGATCCACTCATTAAAGAAGGAGTAGAGCGCTGTATTAAGCTTGGAGCTAAGAAAATAGTAGTTTTGCCGTATTTTTTATTTACCGGAATTTTAATAAAGCGATTAGAAGGCTTAATGAGTGACTTTGAACGTGAATACCCAGGTGTGCAATTTAAGCTAGCAGGCTACTTCGGGTTTCATACGCGTTTAAAAACCATTATTAAAGACCGTATTGAAGAAGCGCTACAAGGTGATGTCAAAATGAATTGTGATACTTGTCAATATCGAATTGCTGCAATGGAACATATCGATCACCATCATCATCATGACCACGATCACGCTCATCACCATCATCACGAGCATGAGGCTCAGAAACTATGA
- the cobK gene encoding precorrin-6A reductase, with product MILFLAGTSDARQLAITLSDAGHKLLTTVVTDNASIELRKAGLDVLVGRLTSEDFTQLIQEQGFQAVVDASHPFAEEASVNALTAAKEAGVPYIRYERESQSHEQKGVTMVESYKEAAERAFEKKGVILLTTGSKTLQVFAEKLLNQPDIRVVARMLPRKDNMEKCEQLGFSQKDIVAIQGPFTKEFNYALYRQYSVTTMVTKESGKVGSVDEKIEAASELGIETIIIKRPKIQYENKFSNFSDVLKFVNEKLRKEAKATGGY from the coding sequence ATGATTCTATTTTTAGCTGGAACAAGTGACGCTAGACAACTAGCGATTACGCTCTCCGATGCCGGACACAAGCTTTTAACAACAGTTGTAACAGATAACGCTTCGATTGAATTGCGTAAAGCGGGGCTTGATGTCTTAGTAGGGCGGTTAACGAGTGAAGATTTTACACAATTGATACAAGAGCAAGGCTTTCAAGCTGTAGTAGATGCAAGTCACCCTTTTGCAGAAGAAGCTAGTGTAAATGCTTTAACTGCAGCAAAAGAAGCAGGTGTGCCTTATATACGTTATGAGAGAGAATCACAATCTCATGAACAAAAAGGCGTTACGATGGTTGAATCCTACAAAGAAGCAGCTGAACGAGCTTTTGAGAAAAAAGGCGTGATCCTACTTACTACAGGAAGCAAAACCCTTCAAGTTTTTGCAGAGAAGCTTCTGAATCAACCTGATATCCGAGTCGTTGCTAGGATGCTTCCGAGAAAAGATAACATGGAAAAATGTGAACAGTTAGGATTTTCACAAAAAGACATAGTCGCGATACAAGGGCCATTTACAAAAGAGTTCAACTATGCTCTTTATCGTCAGTACAGTGTGACAACGATGGTTACGAAAGAAAGTGGCAAAGTTGGCTCAGTAGATGAAAAGATAGAGGCAGCGAGTGAATTAGGCATAGAGACAATCATCATTAAGAGACCAAAAATTCAATATGAAAATAAGTTTTCTAACTTCTCTGATGTATTGAAATTTGTTAACGAAAAATTACGAAAAGAAGCGAAAGCGACTGGAGGCTATTAA
- a CDS encoding precorrin-8X methylmutase, with translation MDFLTDFKPLTVQPQEIEGMSFQMIDEEFGEHSFTDDQYKVVQRVVHASADFELGHSMLIHEKAIKAGIEAIRNGEKVYADVQMIVSGVSKGRIEKHGGSVNVYISDPDVMEEAKRLNTTRAIISVRKAIQQFEGGIFAIGNAPTALLELIRLIKEGYAKPSLVIGLPVGFVSAPESKEELAKLDVPFITNVGRKGGSTVTVAALNAISLLAEKA, from the coding sequence ATGGATTTTTTAACAGATTTTAAACCTTTAACGGTTCAACCCCAAGAGATCGAGGGAATGAGTTTTCAAATGATTGACGAAGAATTTGGAGAGCATTCCTTTACAGATGACCAGTATAAAGTCGTGCAACGAGTCGTCCATGCATCGGCGGATTTTGAATTAGGACATAGTATGTTGATTCATGAAAAAGCGATTAAAGCAGGAATTGAAGCGATACGAAATGGTGAAAAAGTGTATGCAGACGTACAAATGATTGTAAGTGGTGTTAGTAAAGGGAGAATTGAAAAGCATGGTGGAAGTGTAAATGTGTATATTTCCGACCCGGATGTGATGGAAGAAGCAAAACGATTAAACACAACCCGAGCGATTATATCTGTGAGAAAAGCGATTCAGCAGTTCGAAGGTGGAATTTTTGCGATTGGAAATGCACCAACTGCTTTGCTTGAGTTAATTCGGTTAATTAAAGAAGGTTATGCTAAGCCAAGTTTAGTAATCGGTTTGCCAGTAGGATTTGTGTCGGCACCTGAGTCAAAGGAAGAATTAGCAAAGCTAGATGTACCGTTTATTACAAATGTCGGTAGAAAAGGCGGTAGTACGGTTACGGTTGCGGCATTAAATGCAATATCTCTTTTAGCTGAAAAGGCATAA
- a CDS encoding cobalt-precorrin-5B (C(1))-methyltransferase yields MEAKAKKKDKKEMRSGYTTGACATATTKAALTALITQEKQLEATIYLPVGKFATFEMENCDLGSEYAVAGTIKDAGDDPDATHGALIIARVSWSSEPGIHLDGGVGVGRVTKEGLPVPVGQAAINPVPRKMICETAEEVLHSFGIKRGISIVISVPDGEKMAEKTLNKRLGIIGGISILGTRGTVIPFSSSAYMASIVQAISVARASGCRHVVISTGGRSEKFGIQQYPELPEEAFIEMGDFVGFTLKQCKKQGIEKVSLVGMMGKFSKVAQGVMMVHSKSAPVDFTFLKNVAREAGVTDQPLLETVLGANTASQVGDLMLEHGYKKFFTILCDYCCAAGLKEVGGGMSIETTLYSMKGVFLGKAGKDDRTKNENHWNW; encoded by the coding sequence ATGGAAGCGAAAGCTAAAAAAAAGGATAAAAAAGAGATGCGCTCGGGTTATACGACGGGCGCTTGTGCAACGGCTACAACGAAAGCAGCACTAACCGCTCTTATTACACAAGAAAAACAATTAGAGGCAACGATCTATTTACCTGTTGGAAAGTTCGCGACCTTTGAGATGGAAAACTGTGATTTGGGTTCAGAATATGCCGTAGCTGGAACGATTAAAGATGCGGGTGATGACCCAGATGCTACACATGGTGCGTTGATCATTGCAAGAGTAAGTTGGTCATCAGAACCCGGAATTCACTTAGATGGTGGGGTTGGTGTTGGTCGAGTTACAAAGGAGGGTCTCCCTGTGCCAGTCGGACAAGCTGCCATTAATCCTGTTCCTAGAAAAATGATCTGTGAAACAGCGGAAGAAGTGCTTCACTCTTTTGGGATTAAAAGAGGAATTTCGATTGTCATTTCGGTTCCAGACGGTGAAAAGATGGCTGAAAAAACGTTAAATAAACGTCTCGGCATTATTGGCGGTATTTCGATCCTAGGCACAAGAGGTACAGTGATCCCTTTTTCTAGTTCAGCTTATATGGCTAGTATTGTTCAAGCGATTAGTGTTGCACGGGCAAGTGGCTGTCGTCATGTTGTCATATCGACTGGTGGACGTAGTGAAAAATTTGGCATTCAGCAATACCCGGAGCTTCCTGAAGAAGCTTTTATTGAGATGGGAGATTTTGTTGGTTTTACCTTAAAGCAATGCAAGAAACAAGGAATCGAAAAAGTATCTCTTGTTGGCATGATGGGGAAGTTTTCAAAAGTAGCACAAGGTGTGATGATGGTTCATTCTAAAAGTGCACCTGTTGATTTTACCTTTTTAAAAAATGTTGCACGTGAAGCTGGTGTAACAGATCAACCATTACTTGAAACAGTGTTAGGGGCTAATACTGCTTCGCAAGTTGGTGATTTAATGCTGGAACATGGGTATAAAAAATTCTTCACCATTCTTTGCGACTATTGTTGTGCAGCGGGATTAAAGGAAGTGGGCGGAGGAATGTCGATTGAAACAACTTTGTATTCGATGAAGGGTGTGTTTCTAGGAAAGGCAGGGAAAGATGACAGAACAAAAAATGAAAATCATTGGAATTGGTGA
- a CDS encoding bifunctional cobalt-precorrin-7 (C(5))-methyltransferase/cobalt-precorrin-6B (C(15))-methyltransferase, producing MTEQKMKIIGIGDDGKRSLLPIYEKWIYESEILVGGERQLAFFSDYSGEKRVLKGGLTDLVNGLSKETKKIVILASGDPLFYGIGSYLAKKLNVEIYPYLSSIQLAFARMNERWQDAYVTSVHGRSMKGLAQRINGRDKIALLTDALNNPIEIARYLRSFGMNEYRMFVAENLGGENERYGFYDFEEIEAMDFSPLNVVILQRVKEVKTWGMGIEDHEFHQRKPEKGLLTKKEIRTLSLMALNLKENSTVWDIGTCTGSVAIEASLIAKEGSVFAIEKNEQDLNNCMLNQIKFRTDFTAIQGKAPDKLDTFPDPDAIFIGGTAGSMEDILSTCCTRLKNGGRIVLNAVTIENLMQAVEVFKQNGFEPTITLAQISRSKPILNLTRFDSLNPIYIITAQRKEGASL from the coding sequence ATGACAGAACAAAAAATGAAAATCATTGGAATTGGTGATGATGGAAAACGAAGCCTATTACCAATCTATGAAAAGTGGATTTATGAGAGCGAGATTTTAGTAGGTGGAGAAAGACAACTGGCTTTCTTTTCTGATTATTCAGGAGAAAAAAGAGTATTAAAGGGTGGATTAACCGATCTAGTCAATGGTTTAAGTAAGGAAACGAAAAAAATAGTCATCTTGGCGTCAGGAGACCCTTTATTTTACGGAATTGGTAGCTATTTAGCCAAAAAATTAAATGTTGAGATTTACCCCTATTTAAGCTCCATCCAACTTGCTTTTGCCCGTATGAATGAACGGTGGCAGGACGCTTATGTAACGAGTGTTCATGGCAGAAGCATGAAAGGACTTGCTCAGCGTATAAATGGGCGAGACAAAATAGCGTTGTTAACAGATGCTTTGAATAACCCAATTGAAATAGCTCGCTATTTGCGTTCGTTTGGAATGAATGAGTATCGAATGTTCGTTGCAGAAAACCTTGGTGGAGAAAATGAACGTTATGGTTTCTATGACTTTGAAGAAATAGAAGCAATGGATTTTTCGCCACTTAATGTTGTTATCCTTCAAAGAGTAAAAGAAGTGAAAACTTGGGGAATGGGCATAGAGGATCATGAATTTCATCAAAGAAAACCAGAAAAAGGGTTACTGACGAAAAAGGAAATTCGAACTCTTAGTTTAATGGCCTTGAATTTAAAAGAAAATAGTACCGTTTGGGATATTGGAACGTGTACCGGTTCAGTTGCGATTGAGGCTAGTCTGATTGCAAAGGAAGGAAGTGTGTTTGCAATCGAGAAAAACGAACAAGATCTCAACAACTGTATGTTAAATCAAATTAAATTTCGAACCGATTTCACGGCCATTCAAGGAAAGGCACCAGATAAGCTAGACACGTTTCCCGATCCTGATGCCATTTTCATTGGGGGAACGGCTGGAAGCATGGAAGATATTTTATCAACCTGTTGTACCCGGTTGAAAAATGGTGGAAGAATTGTTTTAAATGCCGTTACAATCGAAAATTTAATGCAAGCAGTTGAGGTTTTTAAACAAAATGGATTTGAGCCTACGATTACCCTTGCTCAAATCTCAAGAAGCAAACCAATTTTGAATCTAACAAGGTTCGATTCGTTGAATCCAATTTATATCATTACCGCACAACGTAAGGAAGGGGCTTCATTATGA
- the cobI gene encoding precorrin-2 C(20)-methyltransferase, giving the protein MIGTLYGLGVGPGDPELLTIKAFRKLKEADVIAYPKKRKGSKSYAHRIIDVYITPGEKEMLGLVFPMTKDPVILQREWSNTVDQVWEQLKIGKDVAFVTEGDPLLYSTFIHMMNLVKKRHPEVTIQTVPGISSINGAASRLGIALAEGDDHVAVIPATDDYEAMKKAIVEHDCVVFIKVAKVIDLILSILRELELLDKASVVTKVTSDEEVIWKIDELERAELEYLTLMVVRK; this is encoded by the coding sequence ATGATAGGAACATTGTATGGATTAGGAGTAGGTCCTGGAGATCCAGAACTTCTGACGATCAAAGCATTCAGGAAATTGAAGGAAGCAGATGTTATTGCCTACCCTAAAAAAAGGAAGGGTAGCAAAAGTTACGCGCACCGTATTATCGATGTGTATATAACCCCAGGGGAAAAAGAGATGTTAGGTCTTGTCTTCCCGATGACAAAGGATCCTGTTATTTTGCAACGGGAATGGTCAAATACGGTGGATCAGGTTTGGGAGCAACTTAAAATCGGGAAGGATGTTGCGTTTGTAACAGAAGGAGATCCTCTTTTATATAGTACGTTTATTCACATGATGAATCTAGTGAAAAAACGCCATCCAGAAGTAACGATTCAGACTGTACCAGGAATTTCATCCATTAATGGGGCAGCTTCTAGACTGGGCATTGCGCTTGCTGAAGGGGATGATCATGTCGCAGTTATTCCAGCAACTGATGACTATGAAGCAATGAAAAAAGCAATTGTTGAACATGATTGTGTTGTGTTTATAAAGGTCGCAAAAGTGATCGACCTCATTCTTAGCATATTGCGTGAGCTTGAATTATTGGACAAGGCGTCTGTTGTTACGAAAGTCACATCTGATGAGGAAGTCATTTGGAAGATCGATGAATTAGAAAGAGCTGAGCTAGAATACTTAACGCTAATGGTGGTGAGAAAATAA
- the cobM gene encoding precorrin-4 C(11)-methyltransferase, translating into MEITIIGAGPGDPDLITVKGLKKLEEADVVLYADSLVSEELIERAKPEAEVMKTAGMHLEEMVEVMVERVQQGKKVVRVHTGDPAVYGAIMEQISLLNKQEVHVEIIPGVSSVFASAAALGAELTIPDLTQTVILTRAEGRTPVPETEKLRDLAKHNCTVALFLSATLTKKIVREFLAAGWSKDTPVGVVYKATWPDQKIVRSTLENLDDDMRVNGIRKQAMILAGWALDQDIHSKEFKSKLYDKEFTHGFRKGVKQ; encoded by the coding sequence ATGGAAATTACAATTATTGGAGCGGGTCCTGGAGATCCAGACTTAATTACGGTTAAGGGATTGAAGAAACTAGAAGAAGCCGATGTCGTTTTGTATGCTGATTCACTTGTAAGTGAGGAGCTTATTGAACGAGCTAAACCGGAAGCGGAAGTAATGAAAACAGCGGGGATGCATCTTGAAGAAATGGTTGAAGTTATGGTCGAGCGTGTCCAACAAGGTAAGAAGGTCGTTCGCGTTCATACAGGAGACCCTGCAGTATATGGGGCAATCATGGAACAAATTTCTCTATTAAATAAACAGGAAGTTCATGTTGAGATTATTCCAGGAGTTAGTTCTGTTTTTGCTTCAGCCGCAGCGCTGGGTGCCGAATTAACGATTCCAGATTTAACTCAAACGGTCATCTTAACACGTGCTGAAGGGCGTACGCCGGTTCCGGAAACAGAGAAACTACGAGATTTAGCAAAACATAATTGTACAGTTGCTTTGTTTTTAAGTGCAACGTTAACGAAGAAAATTGTCAGAGAGTTCTTAGCTGCAGGGTGGAGTAAGGATACCCCAGTTGGAGTCGTTTATAAAGCGACTTGGCCTGATCAAAAAATTGTCCGTTCAACCCTTGAAAACTTAGATGACGATATGCGCGTAAATGGAATTAGAAAACAAGCAATGATTTTAGCTGGTTGGGCACTAGATCAAGATATTCATAGTAAGGAATTTAAATCAAAATTGTACGATAAAGAATTTACACATGGCTTTCGGAAGGGAGTGAAACAATGA
- a CDS encoding cobalt-precorrin 5A hydrolase: MTLVLEEGKQVSLEQNATYAIVAITKHGVELARFLHNNFSQTDLFYMSKFERGDEQRRNIQLFEGNVRLLLPALFQTYKGIIMIVSLGAVVRMIAPLLKDKKTDPAVVVIDDKGQHVISVLSGHLGGANELTREVANLLEATPVITTASDVQKTIAVDLFGSRFGWTWESAEKLTPVSASVVNEEQVAIIQESGERDWWQYDHPLPDTIKIYPTIEAALEAKPNAALVVTHRKLKEEEQSILNNGVLYRPKVIVLGIGCNRGTSVLEIDEVIQNTLEELQFSLKSVKAICSIDLKKDEKGLLSIADKYNWEFICYSAEQLNQMSIEEPSETVFTFTGAYGVSEPAAKLYSRSDTLELVKKKSGNVTISVAVIPYS, encoded by the coding sequence ATGACACTTGTTTTAGAGGAAGGCAAACAAGTTAGCCTCGAACAGAATGCAACGTATGCAATCGTGGCCATCACCAAACATGGTGTTGAGTTAGCTCGTTTTTTACATAACAACTTTTCACAAACAGACTTATTTTATATGAGTAAATTTGAGAGAGGAGATGAACAAAGAAGGAACATTCAATTATTTGAAGGCAATGTTCGTCTCTTGTTGCCCGCTCTATTCCAAACATATAAAGGAATTATCATGATTGTTTCTTTAGGAGCTGTTGTTCGGATGATTGCTCCACTGTTAAAAGATAAAAAAACAGATCCAGCGGTTGTCGTAATTGATGATAAAGGTCAACATGTGATAAGCGTATTATCAGGCCATTTAGGCGGTGCAAATGAGTTGACAAGGGAAGTTGCTAACCTCCTTGAAGCAACACCAGTTATTACGACGGCGTCGGATGTTCAAAAAACGATTGCAGTCGATTTATTTGGAAGTCGCTTCGGTTGGACATGGGAATCTGCAGAGAAACTAACCCCTGTAAGTGCATCTGTTGTGAATGAAGAACAGGTTGCCATCATACAAGAGTCAGGTGAAAGAGACTGGTGGCAATACGATCATCCCCTCCCTGATACGATTAAAATATACCCAACGATTGAAGCAGCTCTCGAGGCTAAGCCTAACGCAGCACTTGTTGTCACTCATCGTAAGTTAAAAGAAGAGGAACAATCGATTTTGAACAATGGAGTGCTTTACCGACCAAAAGTTATTGTACTTGGGATCGGCTGTAACAGAGGAACCTCAGTATTAGAGATTGATGAAGTGATTCAAAATACACTTGAGGAATTGCAGTTTTCCTTAAAGAGCGTAAAGGCCATTTGCTCAATCGATTTGAAAAAAGATGAAAAAGGGCTGCTATCCATTGCAGACAAATACAATTGGGAGTTCATTTGTTATTCGGCTGAACAGTTAAATCAAATGTCCATTGAGGAGCCATCCGAGACCGTCTTTACATTCACGGGAGCTTATGGAGTTAGTGAACCTGCAGCTAAACTGTATAGTCGGTCAGATACGCTAGAGCTTGTTAAGAAAAAATCAGGAAACGTAACGATATCCGTTGCTGTAATTCCTTATTCATAG